From one Solanum stenotomum isolate F172 chromosome 12, ASM1918654v1, whole genome shotgun sequence genomic stretch:
- the LOC125848742 gene encoding protein LSD1, with translation MQSQLMCSGCRTMLLYPRGASNVCCAVCNALTPVPPPGMEMAQLICGGCRTLLMHPRGANSVRCSCCHTVNLVPGPNQFAHVYCGNCRMMLMYPCGAPSVKCAVCHYITNVNAGDGRAHAPLNPPNGIATPASGSSSTAKARSQNQTVVVQNPMSVDESGKLVSNVVVGVTTTS, from the exons ATGCAGAGTCAGTTGATGTGCAGTGGGTGCAGGACAATGCTTCTTTATCCCAGAGGAGCTTCTAATGTCTGCTGTGCAGTATGCAATGCACTCACCCCTGTCCCACCACCTG GAATGGAAATGGCTCAATTGATATGTGGAGGCTGTCGTACATTACTTATGCATCCACGTGGAGCGAACAGTGTGAGATGCTCCTGCTGTCATACGGTGAACCTTGTCCCAG GTCCTAACCAGTTTGCTCATGTGTACTGCGGGAACTGCCGTATGATGCTGATGTATCCATGTGGAGCTCCATCGGTTAAATGTGCAGTATGCCATTACATTACCAATGTTAAT GCAGGAGATGGAAGAGCCCATGCACCTTTGAACCCTCCTAACGGCATTGCTACACCGGCTTCAGGATCCTCTTCAACT GCCAAGGCTCGTTCACAAAATCAAACTGTTGTTGTCCAAAACCCAATGTCTGTCGATGAGAGTGGCAAGTTG GTGAGCAATGTAGTTGTTGGTGTAACGACAACATCATAG